The following are encoded in a window of Fibrobacter succinogenes genomic DNA:
- a CDS encoding aspartate-semialdehyde dehydrogenase — translation MIRNVAIMGATGAVGQELLKILEQRNFPLQNLKLLASERSVGREYEFKGEKLKVELTCKDAFKNVDLVLSSAGASVSKEFAPIAVDAGAVVVDNTSFFRMDPNVPLVVPEVNPEDIKLHKGIIANPNCTTIMMVVALKPINDLSKIKTIHVSSYQSASGAGATGMAELKQQYQEIVEGKPVTVKKFAHQLAYNLIPHIDVFTDNGYTKEEMKMFNETQKIMHSDVRCAATCVRVSALRCHSEAISFETERALSVEEVRNAIKNGEGLQLCDDPANNVYPMPLNLMGTDDIYVGRIRKDLACDNGMNIWIVGDQIRKGAALNAVQIAERL, via the coding sequence ATGATTCGTAACGTAGCGATCATGGGCGCCACCGGCGCAGTAGGTCAGGAACTCCTCAAGATTCTTGAACAACGTAACTTTCCGCTTCAGAACTTGAAGCTTCTCGCATCCGAACGCAGCGTCGGTCGCGAATATGAATTCAAGGGCGAAAAGCTCAAAGTGGAACTCACTTGCAAGGATGCTTTCAAGAACGTTGACCTCGTGCTCTCTTCTGCAGGCGCAAGCGTTTCCAAGGAATTCGCTCCTATCGCAGTTGATGCCGGCGCCGTCGTCGTTGACAACACGAGCTTCTTCCGCATGGATCCGAACGTTCCGCTCGTTGTCCCGGAAGTGAACCCGGAAGACATCAAGCTCCACAAGGGCATTATCGCTAACCCGAACTGCACGACCATCATGATGGTTGTCGCTCTCAAGCCGATCAACGACTTGAGCAAGATCAAGACTATCCACGTTTCCTCTTACCAGAGCGCAAGCGGTGCCGGTGCAACAGGCATGGCTGAACTCAAGCAGCAGTATCAGGAAATCGTCGAAGGCAAGCCGGTCACCGTGAAGAAGTTCGCACACCAGCTCGCTTACAACCTCATCCCGCACATTGACGTGTTCACCGACAACGGCTACACCAAGGAAGAGATGAAGATGTTCAACGAAACGCAGAAGATCATGCACAGCGACGTCCGCTGCGCTGCTACTTGCGTCCGCGTTTCTGCACTCCGCTGCCATTCCGAAGCCATCAGCTTCGAAACGGAACGCGCACTCTCTGTCGAAGAAGTCCGCAACGCTATCAAGAACGGCGAAGGCCTCCAGCTTTGCGACGATCCGGCAAACAACGTCTACCCGATGCCGCTTAACCTCATGGGCACGGATGATATCTACGTCGGTCGTATCCGTAAGGACCTCGCTTGCGACAACGGCATGAACATCTGGATTGTTGGCGACCAGATCCGCAAGGGTGCAGCCCTCAACGCCGTCCAGATTGCAGAACGCCTGTAA
- a CDS encoding single-stranded DNA-binding protein, which translates to MAYLNKVMLIGNIGKDPEVRVNPNGGRKRVSFSLATSRRYRDNNGEQKEQTDWHNIIGWGKIADIVEQLGIRKGMSLYVEGSLTNRSWTDQTSGQKRYVTEINMDTFQLLTPRGQGGAPAAGGYSQANSFQPNSFNGMQQNSAPAYDAGMAEEDVDLPF; encoded by the coding sequence ATGGCTTATTTGAATAAGGTTATGCTCATCGGTAACATTGGCAAAGATCCGGAAGTCCGTGTCAATCCTAATGGTGGTCGTAAGCGTGTTTCTTTTTCTCTTGCAACTTCTCGCCGCTATCGTGATAACAATGGCGAACAGAAAGAACAGACTGATTGGCACAACATTATTGGCTGGGGCAAAATAGCAGATATCGTAGAACAACTTGGTATTCGCAAGGGCATGAGCCTCTATGTTGAAGGTTCCCTCACCAACCGTAGCTGGACCGACCAGACTAGCGGTCAAAAGCGCTATGTCACCGAAATCAACATGGACACGTTCCAGCTCCTCACTCCGCGTGGTCAGGGCGGCGCCCCGGCAGCAGGCGGCTATAGCCAAGCTAACAGTTTCCAACCGAACAGCTTCAACGGAATGCAGCAAAACAGCGCTCCAGCCTATGACGCAGGCATGGCCGAAGAAGACGTCGATCTTCCGTTCTAA
- a CDS encoding family 16 glycosylhydrolase codes for MNIKKTAVKSAIVAAALTAAVSAKNYSGAELYTNETWKYGKFEARMQMAAGSGTVSSMFLYHNDSYLGGNEPWVEVDIEILGKNPSSFQSNIITGFGPGNGQPDRKVTSEDHHAINPASNQSFHTYGMEWTPDYVAWILDGKVVRKTVRGQGDKNQVNDLGLKPQGLRFNLWSHEDAGWVGAWNDNILPVYQFINWVKVYEYKPGEGDNGTDFKLLWTDNFDTFDNNRWSKGDWTFDGNRVDISPSNIFTKDGMAIIALTKKGQEGFNGQVPKDNEQAPASSSSIASSSSSAPASSSSAVASSSSEQIIPPSSSSETNAIRAVRTTPTISKDNRGLVNAKGAKVSPNGHKRYRVNFEY; via the coding sequence ATGAATATCAAGAAGACAGCAGTCAAGAGCGCCATTGTTGCAGCCGCCCTTACTGCAGCCGTTAGCGCTAAAAATTACAGCGGTGCTGAACTTTATACCAACGAAACTTGGAAGTATGGTAAGTTCGAAGCCCGTATGCAAATGGCTGCCGGCTCAGGAACTGTTAGTTCCATGTTTCTTTATCACAACGATTCTTATCTCGGCGGTAATGAACCCTGGGTCGAAGTGGATATAGAAATTTTGGGCAAGAATCCCAGCAGTTTCCAATCCAATATCATTACCGGCTTTGGCCCTGGAAACGGCCAGCCCGACCGCAAGGTGACTAGCGAAGATCACCACGCCATCAATCCAGCATCAAATCAGTCGTTCCACACATACGGCATGGAATGGACTCCCGATTACGTTGCTTGGATTTTGGACGGCAAAGTTGTCCGCAAGACAGTCAGGGGTCAGGGCGACAAAAATCAGGTGAATGATCTCGGCTTGAAACCGCAAGGTCTCCGTTTCAACTTGTGGTCTCACGAAGACGCAGGTTGGGTCGGCGCATGGAACGACAACATTCTGCCGGTTTATCAGTTCATCAACTGGGTAAAAGTCTATGAATATAAGCCGGGCGAAGGCGACAACGGCACAGACTTCAAACTCCTTTGGACCGATAATTTCGACACTTTCGACAATAACCGTTGGAGCAAGGGTGATTGGACATTCGATGGCAACCGCGTTGACATCAGCCCAAGCAACATCTTTACCAAGGATGGAATGGCCATCATCGCACTTACCAAAAAAGGCCAAGAAGGATTTAACGGACAGGTTCCAAAAGATAACGAACAAGCACCGGCATCTTCCAGCAGCATAGCTTCCAGTTCTTCTAGCGCACCGGCTTCTTCGAGCAGCGCAGTAGCATCATCCAGCAGCGAACAGATCATTCCGCCCAGTTCTTCGAGCGAAACGAATGCCATTCGCGCTGTCCGCACAACCCCGACTATTTCAAAGGACAACCGTGGACTTGTTAACGCCAAGGGCGCCAAGGTTTCACCAAACGGCCACAAGCGTTACCGCGTGAACTTTGAATACTAA